A single genomic interval of Helianthus annuus cultivar XRQ/B chromosome 6, HanXRQr2.0-SUNRISE, whole genome shotgun sequence harbors:
- the LOC110865593 gene encoding glutamic acid-rich protein: MLDGLLGRNGFSSKCKSLIKPTRTRIAALRRREEAKQRFLKEDLAKLLANGLDVNAYGRTEEFIAGLNLLACYTFLDQSCEYILKQLSVMQKLGQCPEECRETVSSLMFAAARFSDLPELRDLRNVFQERYGNGLECYVNQVFVEKLASKPPAVEKRIKLLQDIASELSIRWDSKGFKQRMEKPSTLAQALGSVSGSDDEHKPPNGNNIFRKNDQRSKERVEHAHQGPTLHGDGIVNVRRKDALDGPVLRREEKHHKERTKHHDVVDGPVLRREEKRHKERTEHHDDGNGYGRRKEASDISNVETNKKHGYKHENLIGNPESNLKKNIFEKNDKIPKVLDDDRVMRERKERNGHKYELETNETRDNNVLDGSVLRREEKHHKERIYHHDDSRREEKHHKERIYHHDDGNAYGRKKELSDIPYVETNKKHGYKHEPETIEKNIYGHNDRGRKERNGYKHEPGTMETRDKTRSPTREKEAGEKSTGKVKDEDAIRSKSTYNSSLPPPYVKLNIPPPYSKPHNASNSEKMKEEAEHDIMQLPKPKSVRRKHRHKHSKSSSGHEDIGSSEDARIVKRISSSKRKDRKGLQILFDDEQYRSHRDDEEKMMDKLLLHYSKKPSSGYDIEKLRRKKNRSNMNSKSPSPHHNDAEMSVPPTRSISLPHESGEVEPKKVYARANSFQPDNQAKHVHPKLPDYDDLAARFAALRGR; this comes from the exons ATGCTAGACGGATTGTTAGGTCGCAACGGCTTCAGTTCCAAATG CAAATCGTTGATTAAGCCGACGAGGACGCGAATAGCGGCGTTGCGGAGGAGAGAGGAGGCGAAACAGAGGTTTTTGAAGGAAGATCTTGCGAAATTGCTGGCTAATGGACTTGATGTTAATGCGTATGGAAGG ACAGAAGAGTTTATCGCTGGATTGAATCTCTTAGCCTGTTATACATTTCTTGACCAGTCATGTGAGTATATATTGAAGCAGCTGTCAGTCATGCAGAAACTAGG GCAATGTCCAGAAGAATGCAGAGAGACCGTTTCATCCTTGATGTTTGCTGCTGCAAGGTTTTCTGATCTTCCCGAATTGCGTGACCTCAGGAACGTATTTCAAGAAAGATACGGGAATGGTTTAGAATGCTACGTTAATCAAGTG TTTGTTGAGAAGTTAGCCTCTAAACCTCCAGCGGTGGAGAAGAGAATAAAGCTACTGCAAGACATAGCATCAGAGCTTTCGATCCGGTGGGATTCTAAGGGATTTAAACAAAGAATGGAGAAACCGTCCACACTTGCTCAG GCGCTTGGATCTGTGAGTGGCAGTGATGATGAGCACAAACCGCCAAACGGAAACAATATCTTCCGGAAAAACGATCAGCGTTCCAAAGAAAGAGTAGAACATGCTCACCAAGGACCAACATTGCACGGTGATGGAATCGTAAACGTTAGGAGGAAAGATGCGTTGGACGGTCCGGTTTTGAGAAGAGAAGAAAAACATCATAAAGAAAGAACAAAACATCATGATGTGGTGGACGGTCCGGTTTTGAGAAGAGAAGAAAAACGTCataaagaaagaacagaacatcACGATGACGGGAATGGATATGGAAGGAGGAAAGAGGCGTCGGACATTTCGAATGTggaaacaaacaaaaaacatgGCTACAAACACGAGAACCTCATCGGAAATCCAGAATCTAATCTCAAGAAGAATATATTTGAAAAGAATGACAAAATTCCCAAAGTTTTAGATGATGATAGGGTGAtgagagagagaaaagaaagaAATGGTCATAAATACGAGCTAGAAACTAATGAGACCAGAGATAATAATGTGTTGGACGGTTCGGTTTTGAGAAGAGAAGAAAAACATCACAAAGAAAGAATATATCATCACGATGACTCGAGAAGAGAAGAAAAACATCATAAAGAAAGAATATATCATCACGATGATGGGAATGCATATGGTAGGAAAAAAGAGTTGTCAGACATTCCCTATGTggaaacaaacaaaaaacatgGCTACAAACACGAGCCAGAAACTATCGAGAAGAACATATATGGACACAATGaccgaggaagaaaagaaagaaatggTTATAAACATGAGCCAGGAACTATGGAGACCCGAGACAAAACGAGAAGTCCAACAAGAGAAAAAGAAGCCGGTGAAAAGTCAACAGGGAAAGTCAAGGACGAAGACGCGATTAGGTCAAAGTCAACCTACAATAGTTCTCTTCCGCCACCATATGTCAAGTTAAACATCCCACCACCATACAGTAAGCCTCACAACGCATCAAACTCAGAAAAGATGAAAGAAGAAGCAGAACATGACATTATGCAGTTACCTAAACCGAAATCAGTTAGGAGAAAGCACAGGCACAAGCACTCTAAATCCTCATCCGGTCATGAAGATATTGGAAGCTCAGAAGACGCCCGCATCGTTAAACGAATTTCAAGTAGCAAAAGAAAAGACCGAAAGGGTTTACAAATACTATTTGATGACGAGCAATACCGTAGCCATCGGGACGACGAGGAGAAAATGATGGATAAGTTATTGTTACATTATAGTAAGAAACCATCATCAGGTTATGATATCGAGAAGTTAAGACGAAAGAAAAACCGATCCAACATGAATAGCAAATCACCATCTCCACATCACAATGATGCAGAAATGAGTGTCCCCCCTACACGATCGATCTCTCTTCCTCATGAAAGTGGTGAAGTGGAACCAAAGAAAGTGTATGCTCGTGCCAACTCATTTCAGCCCGATAATCAGGCGAAACACGTGCACCCGAAGTTACCAGATTATGATGATCTGGCAGCCAGGTTTGCAGCACTACGAGGGAGGTAG